In Diabrotica undecimpunctata isolate CICGRU chromosome 4, icDiaUnde3, whole genome shotgun sequence, a single genomic region encodes these proteins:
- the LOC140438200 gene encoding uncharacterized protein, giving the protein MDQVITILLVTLCACLLASPVPEYGTGVKNAAQSGTNNIIDTNIKQQPSVDSINTDGEATTTSLVQAADDDDGEDMETADMIIFRPLFVYRKRTAQKYRVNRRNDRPQYGYGYYG; this is encoded by the exons ATGGACCAA gtaATAACAATTTTACTGGTTACACTATGTGCCTGCTTACTAGCATCTCCAGTCCCAGAATATGGGACAGGCGTAAAAAACGCAGCTCAATCTGGCACAAACAATATTATAGACACTAATATAAAACAACAACCGTCAGTGGATTCTATTAATACGGATGGTGAAGCAACAACTACATCGTTAGTTCAAGCTGCAGATGACGATGATGGTGAAGATATGGAAACAGCTGATATGATTATTTTTAGACCGTTATTTGTATATAGAAAGAGGACAGCTCAGAAGTATCGTGTTAACAGACGAAATGATAGACCCCAGTATGGATATGGGTATTACGGCTAA